One Fibrobacter sp. UWH4 genomic region harbors:
- a CDS encoding sodium ion-translocating decarboxylase subunit beta, protein MSSLINSVVEFAGDTGFAYVTPSMIVMWIVSFVLMYLAIVKKYEPLLLLPISLGALAVNIPSAGFYDGGWSIEGMFTPTAGLYYYISQGIHLELFPPIIFLGVGAMTDFGPLIANPRTLLLGGGAQFGVFATMFCAVAFGGFTLGEAASIGIIGGADGPTSIFTANKLAKHLIGPIAVAAYTYMALVPLIQPPIMRLMTNDKERKIRMKALRKVSKAERIVFAVMVMIVCILVVPDASALIIMLMLGNIFKEAGVVERLVKTSSNELMNIVTIFLGTSVGLTMSADIFLRPQTLMIIAMGVVAFGFSTAAGLFLAKIMNKCTPNNPVNPLIGSAGVSAVPMAARVSQVEGAKYDPQNFLLMHAMGPNVAGVIGTAVCAGYMISRLS, encoded by the coding sequence ATGAGTTCTCTTATAAATTCGGTCGTTGAGTTCGCAGGCGACACCGGATTCGCATACGTCACCCCTTCGATGATCGTGATGTGGATCGTGAGTTTCGTCCTGATGTACTTGGCGATTGTCAAAAAGTATGAGCCGCTGCTGCTCTTGCCGATTTCGCTCGGCGCACTGGCGGTGAACATCCCGAGTGCGGGATTCTACGATGGTGGCTGGAGCATCGAAGGTATGTTTACCCCGACGGCCGGTCTCTATTACTACATCAGCCAGGGTATCCACCTGGAACTCTTCCCGCCCATCATCTTCTTGGGCGTGGGTGCCATGACGGACTTCGGACCGCTTATCGCTAACCCGCGTACACTGCTTCTTGGCGGTGGCGCTCAGTTCGGCGTGTTTGCGACCATGTTCTGCGCCGTGGCTTTCGGTGGCTTTACTCTCGGTGAAGCAGCCTCTATCGGTATCATCGGCGGTGCCGACGGTCCGACCTCCATCTTTACTGCAAACAAACTAGCAAAGCACCTCATCGGACCTATCGCCGTGGCAGCTTACACTTACATGGCTCTCGTTCCGCTGATCCAGCCGCCTATCATGCGCCTCATGACCAACGACAAGGAACGCAAGATCCGTATGAAGGCTCTGCGCAAGGTGTCCAAGGCCGAACGCATCGTGTTTGCCGTGATGGTGATGATCGTGTGCATCCTCGTGGTGCCCGATGCTTCTGCTCTTATCATCATGCTCATGCTCGGTAACATCTTCAAGGAAGCCGGCGTTGTCGAACGCCTGGTGAAGACCTCCTCTAACGAACTCATGAACATCGTGACTATCTTCCTCGGTACTTCCGTGGGTCTCACGATGTCTGCCGACATCTTCCTCCGTCCGCAGACCCTCATGATTATCGCTATGGGTGTGGTGGCCTTCGGTTTCTCGACCGCAGCAGGCCTCTTCCTTGCCAAGATCATGAATAAGTGCACTCCCAACAACCCTGTGAACCCGCTCATCGGTTCCGCCGGCGTGTCCGCCGTGCCGATGGCCGCCCGTGTTTCCCAGGTGGAAGGTGCCAAGTATGACCCGCAGAACTTCCTCTTGATGCACGCTATGGGCCCGAACGTGGCTGGCGTGATCGGTACCGCAGTCTGCGCCGGTTACATGATTTCTCGCTTGAGCTAG
- the brxL gene encoding protease Lon-related BREX system protein BrxL: MENEMNDERETIKAKLRENFAGKIVRKDLTKKIKEGANVPVYVLEFLLGQYCSSDDESVIEQGVQQVKKILSDNFVRPDESQKILSLLRTKGSYTVIDKISVALNTRDDRYHSEFSNLGLRDIIMPDEYPQKYDRLLCGGIWCIVQLEYEFIEEERGESPIHVRKLTPIQMPSVDIGELKNGRKAFTKEEWIDVMLRSTGMEPDSLKPREKWLLMARMIPLVENNYNLCELGPRSTGKSHIYKEISPNSILVSGGQTTVANLFYNMGRKTVGLVGLWDCVAFDEVAGINFKDKDGVQIMKDYMASGSFARGKEEKAASASMVFVGNINQSVDVLLKTSSLFDPFPPEMGTDTAFLDRIHCYIPGWEIPKFRPEHFTGDYGFITDYLAAFVRELRKEQYSDALDRYFHLGKNLNQRDTIAVRRTVDGLIKLVYPNGEFEKSDVEEILKFALEMRRRVKEQLKKLGGMEFYDVNFSYIDNETFEEHYVSVPEQGGGKLIPDGVCSPGQVYTISQGKSGMIGVFRLESQMLPGNGKFDRTGLGSDRDAKESSAAAFNFLKANGNRISGSISTTTKDYIINYQDLQGIGMTATLALSSLVALCSIALDKPTLGSLAVLGDISMSGTLMKVENLANALQVCLDSGAKKVLLPITSAPDLGSVPSELIGSFNLIFYNSAEDAVFKALGVE, translated from the coding sequence ATGGAAAACGAAATGAATGACGAACGTGAAACCATAAAGGCGAAACTCCGCGAGAATTTCGCAGGGAAGATTGTCCGCAAGGACCTGACAAAAAAAATAAAGGAAGGTGCGAACGTCCCGGTTTACGTGCTGGAATTTCTTCTGGGCCAGTACTGCAGTTCCGATGACGAATCGGTGATTGAACAGGGCGTGCAGCAGGTCAAGAAAATCCTCTCCGATAATTTTGTTCGTCCCGACGAATCGCAGAAGATTCTTTCCCTTCTCCGTACAAAAGGGTCCTACACCGTCATCGACAAGATTTCTGTCGCGTTGAATACTCGTGATGACCGCTACCATTCCGAATTTTCGAACCTCGGGTTGCGCGACATCATAATGCCGGATGAATACCCGCAAAAGTATGATCGCTTACTTTGCGGCGGTATTTGGTGTATTGTTCAGTTGGAATATGAATTTATTGAAGAAGAGCGTGGCGAATCTCCCATTCATGTCCGTAAACTGACGCCTATCCAGATGCCGAGCGTCGATATCGGCGAACTCAAGAATGGCCGCAAGGCGTTTACCAAGGAAGAGTGGATAGACGTAATGCTCCGTTCTACCGGAATGGAACCCGATTCATTGAAACCGCGTGAAAAGTGGCTCCTGATGGCGCGAATGATTCCGCTTGTCGAAAACAACTACAACCTTTGCGAATTGGGCCCGCGAAGTACAGGCAAGAGCCATATCTACAAGGAAATTTCGCCGAACAGTATTCTTGTTTCTGGCGGCCAGACGACTGTCGCAAATTTGTTCTACAACATGGGCCGAAAGACGGTAGGGCTTGTCGGCTTGTGGGATTGCGTCGCCTTTGATGAAGTTGCTGGAATCAACTTCAAGGATAAAGACGGCGTCCAGATAATGAAGGACTACATGGCATCGGGTTCTTTCGCTCGCGGCAAGGAAGAAAAGGCCGCGAGTGCGTCCATGGTTTTTGTGGGGAATATCAACCAGAGTGTAGATGTCTTGCTCAAAACTTCTAGCTTGTTTGATCCGTTCCCGCCCGAGATGGGAACGGATACGGCGTTCCTCGACAGAATCCATTGCTATATTCCCGGCTGGGAAATCCCGAAGTTCCGTCCTGAGCATTTTACGGGCGATTACGGCTTTATTACCGATTACCTCGCAGCATTTGTGCGAGAATTGCGCAAGGAACAATACAGCGATGCGTTAGACCGTTATTTCCATCTAGGCAAAAATCTGAACCAGCGCGATACTATCGCCGTCCGCAGAACCGTGGATGGGTTAATCAAGCTAGTTTATCCGAACGGCGAATTCGAAAAAAGCGATGTCGAAGAAATCCTCAAGTTTGCCTTGGAAATGCGCAGGCGCGTCAAGGAACAACTCAAGAAATTGGGCGGCATGGAATTCTATGACGTGAATTTCTCGTACATCGACAACGAAACATTTGAAGAGCATTACGTCTCAGTCCCGGAACAGGGCGGAGGCAAACTCATTCCCGATGGCGTATGCAGCCCAGGGCAGGTCTATACCATAAGCCAAGGAAAGTCTGGAATGATTGGCGTTTTCCGCCTGGAAAGCCAAATGCTTCCCGGCAATGGCAAATTCGACCGCACAGGACTTGGAAGCGATCGCGATGCCAAGGAATCGTCGGCAGCGGCTTTCAATTTCTTAAAGGCCAACGGGAATCGAATAAGCGGTTCCATCAGCACGACAACCAAGGACTACATTATCAACTATCAGGATTTGCAGGGTATCGGCATGACGGCTACTTTGGCTCTGTCGTCATTGGTTGCGCTCTGCTCTATTGCACTGGATAAGCCGACTTTGGGCTCGCTCGCCGTGCTTGGTGATATCAGCATGAGCGGCACGCTGATGAAAGTTGAAAACTTGGCGAACGCCTTGCAGGTATGCCTCGATAGCGGAGCAAAGAAAGTGTTGCTGCCCATTACATCTGCACCCGACTTGGGAAGCGTGCCGTCTGAACTCATCGGAAGTTTCAACCTCATTTTCTACAACTCCGCCGAAGATGCCGTGTTTAAGGCTCTGGGCGTGGAGTGA
- a CDS encoding DUF3800 domain-containing protein — MSIEEFVKLREAEAAIHRVKPCNEKWEFYYDETGNCRKFRLKEGGNFNNREALSHYFILGGLVFDSKDDALNCNPQALISSLGLQANVAELKSHHLCPTDWDFEHFIRQDKVTKIIRWICNSKANIQYSIENNLYFALVDIVDSLNKPEMGETLFSLKDALYRAANAHLDDFALFLSNYGFPDIVQTEDFWLDLTYTLDDIAREDNTFGDDSWFSILRNMVKDNARHPAQQENILITDNKKFELQDTYVPFYMRPCYTFLYAHHNFDEEKQIIPQMSGLALDNYCFVDSVNEPLIQISDCFVSILSKILFFFDSKTLNEIEEYSKNMDATSKQNFKTMYSLIVRADAKHKFLIHNVNAISVLADHEKKWNIVVS; from the coding sequence ATGTCTATAGAAGAGTTTGTTAAACTGAGAGAAGCCGAAGCAGCAATTCACCGAGTAAAGCCCTGCAATGAAAAATGGGAATTTTATTATGATGAAACAGGGAATTGTCGGAAGTTTCGTCTAAAAGAAGGTGGAAATTTCAATAATCGCGAGGCACTGAGTCATTATTTTATTTTAGGTGGGCTGGTATTTGATTCTAAAGATGATGCGTTGAACTGTAATCCACAAGCTTTGATAAGTTCTTTGGGGTTGCAAGCGAATGTCGCAGAACTGAAGTCACATCATCTTTGCCCGACGGATTGGGATTTTGAACATTTTATTAGGCAAGATAAAGTCACGAAGATTATTCGGTGGATTTGCAACTCAAAAGCGAACATACAGTATTCTATAGAGAATAATTTGTATTTTGCTCTTGTTGATATTGTTGATTCTCTGAATAAACCAGAAATGGGCGAAACGCTTTTCTCTTTAAAAGATGCTTTATATAGAGCCGCGAACGCGCACTTAGATGATTTTGCTTTATTTTTATCAAATTATGGATTCCCTGATATAGTTCAGACGGAGGATTTTTGGCTAGATTTGACTTATACTCTTGATGATATAGCGCGGGAAGATAACACTTTTGGAGATGATTCTTGGTTCAGCATTTTAAGGAATATGGTAAAAGACAATGCGAGACATCCCGCACAGCAAGAAAATATTCTCATTACGGACAATAAAAAATTTGAATTGCAAGACACGTATGTTCCTTTCTATATGAGACCTTGTTATACATTTCTTTATGCACATCACAATTTTGATGAAGAAAAACAAATTATTCCGCAGATGTCTGGACTTGCTTTAGATAATTATTGCTTCGTCGATTCTGTAAATGAGCCTTTAATTCAAATTTCGGATTGCTTCGTTTCGATTTTGTCCAAAATTCTATTTTTCTTTGATTCAAAAACTCTAAATGAGATTGAAGAATACTCAAAAAATATGGATGCAACTTCGAAGCAAAATTTCAAAACGATGTATTCATTAATTGTTCGAGCAGACGCAAAGCATAAGTTTCTAATTCATAATGTAAATGCAATTTCGGTTCTTGCCGACCATGAAAAGAAATGGAATATTGTGGTAAGTTAA
- a CDS encoding biotin/lipoyl-containing protein produces MKKTVRISFEGKTYDVEVEVLDSNAAVAAAPAVAPAAAPAPAAAPAVAGGTEVKSPLAGSVFKLKVKVGDTVAANQEVAIIEALKMENPVVAPCAGTVNSIAVKETDTVVDGQTLMTIA; encoded by the coding sequence ATGAAGAAAACCGTCCGTATCAGTTTCGAAGGCAAGACCTACGATGTCGAAGTAGAAGTTCTTGATTCCAATGCCGCCGTTGCCGCTGCTCCTGCTGTAGCCCCCGCTGCCGCTCCGGCTCCTGCCGCCGCTCCTGCTGTTGCCGGTGGTACCGAAGTCAAGAGCCCGCTCGCTGGCTCCGTGTTCAAACTGAAGGTCAAGGTCGGCGACACCGTTGCTGCCAACCAGGAAGTGGCTATCATCGAAGCTCTCAAGATGGAAAACCCGGTCGTCGCTCCGTGCGCCGGCACCGTGAACTCCATTGCCGTCAAGGAAACCGACACTGTCGTCGACGGCCAGACTCTCATGACCATCGCCTAA